ggaagatatcaataaatcccttaaagaaatccaagaaaaccaGGAAAAAGCAATTAAttatgtgaaggaaacagttcaagaccagaaaactgaaatagaaacaatgaagaagacacaaacagaggaagtgctggaaatagaaaatctgagtaaacgaacaggaaaaacagaagcaaacataaccaacagaattcaagaaatggaagggagaatctctggtgtagaggattgtagcaggaatcttaaaaagtcttactaataaaatcaaacctgagccaggtattggggtgagtgctggaagatcagagaagcagaacaagccatagccacctcatcTTGCCAGTTTCTccgctgatcctatttcctcagattGGAAACCACTGTGACCTCATCTGgagtgaatctcagctgaactttgctgctcaaagcctaaaagcttaaccagctaaaagcttctagtttctggtcttcacgccttatataactttctgttttctgccatcacttcctgagattaaaggtgtgtgttgccatgcctggctgtttccagtgtggccttgaattcagagagattcagagggatttctgcctctggaatgctaggattaaaggtgtgtgcgccaccattttctggcctctatatctagtgactgttctgttctctgaccccagataagtttattagggtacacaatattttgggaaaaacTATACCACCAcaatttgtaatagccagaacatggaaacaacctagatacccctcaaattaagaatggataaagaaaatatggtatgtatacacaatggagtactactcagcagagaaaaaagagTAAGGATACAGAGTTGTGAAACTGGGTCTCCTTGTCACAATTTGACCTGGATCTCCCTCTGCAGGCTGACATGCCATTGACCACattgaaatcctcctgtctcagtctccccagtgctgggataagtTTAGTGAGTCAACATGTCTGGTATATGAGGAAGGATTTTCAAACAACTTTTACTTAATAGAGTGTATATGGCTGTTAGTAAAGCTGTCTTCTATGTTTGACATGTTGACTGTGGTTTTTAGCAGTTGAGGAGCACAGAACAGGGATGCTTAGGATCCCTAAAGATCATCAGGAACGGAGAAACTGTGGGAAAGCCTGCAATCAAAACTTCATTTACATGCCTCAACCAAATGCGATATTCCATTAAAAAAGTTAGAAAgattacacaaataaaatttaggagGTACAAGCCAACAAATGTGACCACCAGCATGAGGATGGTGTGGGCTGCTCTGGTCTCAGCATGGCCTCTGTGGTTCTTATTTGCAGTGAGGATGTGCTGTGTTCGCTGGTGATGCCTATGGAGGagaatcaccatggagacactGGTCCAGACCATGATGCTGATGAATGTGGCATCATGACAAAAACGCAAGATGACAATGCCTGCACTGAATCCAGATGTGGAGCAGACCCACTTGCCTTGATTGTTAGTGTCATTTCCTGTGTTCTGTGGACCACTGACTTTCATTGGAATGTAGACATTATATAAGACACTGAACAACCAACAGTTATAAGAAGAATAACTCAGGGCTTTAGGGGCTCTTCCTCGAGGAATCAGCCTACTCCAATGACCAGGAACAAGAGTGAGAAACTGATGGATGCTCAGGACACAGGTGGAGCACATGTTTGTGCTTTGAGCCACCACGCGAATGAAGTAACCAAATTTGCATTGCAGGTTAGTTTTAGGATTCCTTggaacaaaaaccatcacattgttTGGAAATGCAGtgatgaggagaaggaaggcacTGGCCAAGGCCAAGTTGGTGACAATGACCTGTGTGGTCCTCATTCGAGAGCCAGTAAAGATGAGAGAAAAattatggaaaaacagaagaatgtTGGCCAGTGTCCCACACCCAATCTCGAAAAGCAGGAGCATCTGGAGAGCCAATTCCTCAGTGGCTTTTAGAGTTTTATTCTGAGAGGACATGGAGACAACCTCTGTGCAGGCTGGAGTGATGACCAGGAGGAACACTCTTGTCTTCAAAACACCTCTCAATATCTGAGCATTAGAATGATTTGAGTCTTCACTTCTTCTATGAAGGGAGACACTACTGTATCACAGTATAGGAGCTTGTCCTGGAGAACACTGCATAGACAACTCAGGCTATTATTTTGTACTTCATGTACTTTCACTCACCTCATGTTGGATGTGTATTAGTGATACCGTTGTATAATTCTTGGTCAACATCACACCTATTATAACACAGTAAGGCATATAAACATGAACAGTAAACcaagaaacacatttattttatctttcaaatgcaacaacttccctcaatgatacaatgtgttaagaaatacaaattggaGGTTCAAGAGATGGCTCTTCACAAGACTCATGTTCAAATCCAACACTCACATGGTCGTTCACATCACCTGTAACATCAGTTCCCCAAGTTGAATGCCCTCTCATGGTTTTTGTGGCACTGCACAAATGTGGTACCAGACATACAGGCAGTTATAACACTAGATGTGTAAAGTAAAATTACTATATCTTTAAAATGACAAGAATTCAAACTTATAATTCCTCATATCATGTAAGGAAAGTAGGTGGCCAAAAAAGAACACATCAGCTTTTGTGAAAATTTTATACAGATCATCAAAGTGAtagaatacaaaatatttcaaaaaagtaaCCAGTTTTCTGATCACAAATATGAACCcatatttattcatgtatattcTTATGTACATAAGAAAGcacaaaagttatacaaggcAACTCCTTCGGCAGAAAAACATCTTATGTGAAGTGACTGTATACAGgactaactcaaaaaaatcagtagccctctaatatacaaatgataaattggttgagaaaaaaatcaacaaaacaacacccttcacaatagccacaaagaatataaaatatcttggtgtaactctaactaagcaagtgaaagacatatatgacaagaacattaagtgtttgaagaagaatattggagaagatatcagaagatgggaatATCTaacatgctcatagattggtagaattaacatagtaaaaatggccaacctaccaaaagcaatcaacagattcaatgcaatctcaatTAAAATCCAAATCAGtccttacagaccttgaaagaacaatactcaactacaTATGGACAACCAAAAAAAACacagatagctaaaagaatcatgtacaaaagaacttccagaggtataaCCATCCCAGATTTCAGGCTGTACTAATGAACATAGTAATAAAGCCACATgttattaacataaaaacagaaaggttGGTCAATGGAATTAAAGACctatgcataaataaatacacctatggacacctgatttttgaaaaagaagcaaaaattatacaatggaaaataggaagtatcttcaacaaatggtgctgatctatctgaatgtctgcatgtagaagattgcacatagatccatatctatcaccatgtacaaaactcaagtccaagtggatcaaagaactcaccataaatccagctacactgaacctggtagaagagaaagtagggaacagCCTTAAActtttggcacaggagacaatttctTGAATAAAACACTAATAGTGCAGaaactaagatcaacaactaataaatgggaccccatgaaactgaaaaacttctgtaaggcaaaggacactgtcaataggacaaaacagcagtctTCAGAATAGGAAAGATCTTCTCCAAACCCACATctcacagagggctgatttccaaaatataaaagaaatcaatttacacaaacaaatggaaaaatccCCAGGTACCaaagtatttcatttattcataatgTTGTGTATCTTCCCTATTTTAATGAGGAGGCAGAAACTGGAGAGAAACTAAACCATCACCAGCTTCCCTCAGCCACACACAAAATGTGATAATACACCATCACAGTTAAACCATTTGCACAGACAAATTTTTGGAAACTCGTGTCTTTGAATCATGTCTTTGAACGCTCTTATGTAATCTGCAGCTTACTTCATATATTGCTTTCCAGAGCAACAGTCAGTCTCCATCCATCAGTTAAAATTAACCATCTCATACACAGATTTCAAGTTCAATGACATTTTCAACTAAGTGTTAAGCTGTGAAATAGATATTTCCTTGGGATGAAGAAATCATTGACATCATTAGGTAAAGAAGAGACAAAAAGCAACTATCCTAACTATTAATATTGACTTCAGAAGAGTTGCAATAATGAGAATAGAATGTTAAGCAGACATCTACAGGTGCAATAATCCCACCTTCCTAGCCACAGGAAGGATAGAGAGATGGAGGCCACCTCCTAAACACTTACTGAAGAAACAAAGCTCTTATTTATTCTCCATTTGAAGGTCTTCTCTTCCCTGAGAAAGGTACAAGGAAAGGCTTACCTCTCCAATATTTTCCATGGAACATAGTGCAGGtgcctgaatgaacacagggTACCAGCGCTCATAAAGTACTGTTTATTAGACTAACATCCCTCAGAGAGTGCATTACTTTGTCATGTGTGGTGTCAGTGACAGTGTTTGCATGGAGACTTTGGGATACCTTTAATGAAGGAAAAAATTTGGTCCTCAGGGCAAATCACAATTTTTACCTTGTTAATGATAatgtttatgactttgttggatgcTAAGGAATAGCTGTCAGAAGTTAGAAAAAGTTTCCCATGTATACTTTGGGAGCCTCTAAGTTTTCAATTTGTGTTGTCATCAGGTGTGAAGAGGTGTACTGCAGAGTAGATCAAGggatttgttgaatgtatttccaAGGGGGCCTATTGCACAGTAGAGTTTCACACTTTCAAAATCATATTGGCATGAAACCCTTGATGAAGACTATCAACATGTAATCAGGCGTCTGGTATTTTCCCATCTGTGAACCAACAAGTGTTGGGAAAGAACCATGAACTTGAGGTAAGCCAGAACAGAGATGAGTCACACAGTGACAGACAGCCCCATGGTGTGGAGTTGGGCTTGAAGAAATACTGAATGATAAAACCATTGTGGCAATCATGCTTAGAGCCAAGAAAAAAGAAGGGTGATTCAGAGCAGTATGGCTGTGCTCTGTAAGAGCCTTGCTAGCATGTGGGAATATaggaagaaaaaatacaataGTTCATTAAAGTGAATTGTTTTTTTTACAAATCTCTACTTCAATATGGCTTAAGGTGAGCCGATCTTTTAGGTGTGGTCCTTCTGCTTGGGGCATAATCTCCTAGCCAGGTGATTGAACCATGTGATGTGAAGGTTGAATCTCCAGTCAGGCCAGACATTCTGCTGGGTTCGATACAAtgagattttctttaatttcaatgTCACTCTAGTTTTTTGTACAACAATTATCCCTGGTCAATATTCTAGGGATTATGAAACATTGAAGTAGACcaaagataaaaagtaaaagacaatgACTTGTGTGGGGGTCCTCTCCCTCTGGGCCTGTTGGCCACCAGATCCAGAGGGGAAAGAGGCAGATGGGGCAACAGAAATCTTTAGTGACCCATGAACAGAAATGTAGATAGCTCTTTAGAAGACAGATTTCAGTGAATAAGttcaattttattccagagtataaggaatgtATCCGGAGCTTAaagacaaaccctaatttgcattaaggtCCACACCcctatcacaaggcttagtaTGTGGCTGTAGGGTCCTATAGCTGAGCTCCTAGGACAAGTCTTCATACCGGGGATCTGAGCCAAGGACTAAGTTAAAGAAGAATCAGGCATTTTGTTTCAGAGACACCTTTTGGATTAGGTCATTTTTCCAGGCCTGGTGCATTCTCCAGATAAAGCTAGGTAGAGTGCAGGAAGTTCTGCTAGAGTGAGGTGGTTCCATTTTGCTCAGCTTGTAGGTAAAGGTGCAAGGCTCATGGCAGGCTGTGACCTTGACCAGTCAACCATGGCTTCCAACATCTTcctggttttagtttttaatggAGAGGAATCATTGTAAACCTTAAGGAACCTGTCACCTGTGTCAGAAGAGTCCAGGGTCTGGTAGTGAACCATGACCTGATTGTTGGTAATTTTATCAATGGTGGTGATCTGTCACCAGACTCAATAAATGAAGCAGGGGGCAAGCATCCAAACAAAACAGTACAATCAGAGGACTGACAGAGGATGGGAGCCAAGAAAATGAGCAGAAATGGAACCAGATAATTTGATCTATGGCTGGAATTTTTAGAGCAGGTCCAGTGGAGTATTTTGAGGGTGTTGACATTAACATGTTTTAACATCTGATTTGTTTACCTGGAAGCCAGATTCTTCCCAGAATACCAAGCAAGTGTCCTCATGTTCAGCAGTTATTATGTCTAGTGTTCTTCTATTATTACCCCGGCAGGATGGTTCATCTGTCTTTGGAGTGACTGGAGGCTCTCAGTTGTAGATGTCACTGTCTGATCAAGTCTGTGTCTGAAGTCTCCAGAGGATGTGTCTGGGTGATGGCAGTTGTTGTAGCCCCGGAAGATCCAAGGGAGATGTTAAGTCTTATTCCTACCAGTACAGGAAGGAATAACACGTGTCTTTGGTTAACagctctgttccttcctcctcctcagatAGATACTCCTGTTGAATAACCACAAAAGGGGTACAAAACTCTGTCAGGGGGTGTCTATTCAGGATGTTTTACTGAATACATCATACACACCCTAAGGCTTTGCCaccatttctctatttcttctaaTGGTTTCATCTCTTTATTTGAGTCTTTTTTATTGTAATTACTCCCAAACTCCAAAAGTGCTGCCCACAGGTTTTGGATTTTGGGTCATGCACTATGGCATGGGGACACTGCCAGGTTTTAtctcacaaagaaaagtgactctacATCCCCGAATCTATCCACCCACCACCTTCAACTTGTGTTGGGACATCCCTTCTCCCTTACCAGTCCATGCTGGAATATTAATCTGGTTGGTCACTAGCGGACTTTCCGCTGGTATCAACAGCACCTGATGAGACCACATTTCTGTCACACACCCATAGATAATGTTGCCTCTCTTGCCCCAGTGGTCACATCCAAAacccagaaacaacctagatgcccttcaactgaagaatggataaataaattgtggcacatatacacaatggaatactactcagcagagaaaaacaatgacatcatgaggttttcaggcaaatggatggaactagaaaatatcatccagagtgaggtaacccagactcagaaagacaaatatggtatgtactcactcataggaggatactagatgtgtaacaaggatgactggactgctactcatatcaccagtttggctacctgtaaaacaggaccccaagaaagacacggggatcacccaatgatggagaaatggatgagatctacaggaacagcctggacatgagtgggagcaatgaacggcgagggtcgagggaaagagagtggaagatcccacctggatcaagaacagagagggagaacaaggaataggagaccatggcaaatgaagaccacatgagaaaaggaagaaacaaagtgctaagaggcccacagaaatccacaaagatacccccacaaaagactgctggcaatggccgagagacagccgggactgacctactctgttgatgggatgaccaaacaccctaatagttgtgccagaaaccccatccaaggactgaggaatctggatgcagacatccacagctaggcccccgggtggagtgctgggagtctaattagtgagaaagaggagggtttatatgagcgagaattgttgaaaccaaggttggataaagcacagggacaaatagccaaacgaatggaaacacatgaactatgaaccaaaggctgaggggcccccaactggatcaggccctctgaataggtgagacagttgattggcttgatctgtttgggaggcatctaggcagtggtaccaggtcctgggctcgctacatgagatagctgtttgaaacctgggacttatacagggatgcttggctcaatctaggaggaggggactggacctgcttggactgattctatcaggtcgatctcagtcctcgggggtggccttgatctggaagtgGTGGGAACggggagtgtgctggggggaaggggagggggcaggaagggggaaaacaagggaatctgtggctgttatgtagaactgaatagtattgtaaaataaaagaaaaaaataaataaagtaaaataaataaataaaaaataaaaataaatgagtgctAACACAAATGTTCTGGCTGTAAGTACAAAAAAAACAGCTGGAAGAGATTTACATCTTGGGGTCATTGCAAAAGCTATGGCTTTTGGTGAAAAGCATGACCATTGTTTCCTATGTCCAGAGAATCCAATATAGATGGACAGAGATGTCTTGAGTCCAATGAGAAgtacttttaaaactatattgaAAGAACACTTAAGGAAACTGAAAATCTTGAGCTTTTGACTAAACAATAGTCAGTGCTCCACCAGCTTATCAGTACTCAGATGACCAATGTAAAAACTCTTAACTTTAGAGTTTTAGTATAATAATAGCATAGCAAGGAAGAGAAATTGGAAAAATTTTATATACCTTAGAccaatttttgtctttatatattg
The nucleotide sequence above comes from Peromyscus maniculatus bairdii isolate BWxNUB_F1_BW_parent chromosome 1, HU_Pman_BW_mat_3.1, whole genome shotgun sequence. Encoded proteins:
- the LOC143271953 gene encoding vomeronasal type-1 receptor 4-like: MSSQNKTLKATEELALQMLLLFEIGCGTLANILLFFHNFSLIFTGSRMRTTQVIVTNLALASAFLLLITAFPNNVMVFVPRNPKTNLQCKFGYFIRVVAQSTNMCSTCVLSIHQFLTLVPGHWSRLIPRGRAPKALSYSSYNCWLFSVLYNVYIPMKVSGPQNTGNDTNNQGKWVCSTSGFSAGIVILRFCHDATFISIMVWTSVSMVILLHRHHQRTQHILTANKNHRGHAETRAAHTILMLVVTFVGLYLLNFICVIFLTFLMEYRIWLRHVNEVLIAGFPTVSPFLMIFRDPKHPCSVLLNC